The Paenibacillus polymyxa M1 DNA segment TGCTGTGGTTCACGTCGCAGGCAGAAAATTCATCCAAATAAAAATCAAACCAAAACAATGGGGAGTACCTGAATACGGGATGAAGGGGAGAAATGTGCGCCTGCTCGAATAGAGGTATAACCCCGTTACCCGAAAAGGCTATCCAAGAATAAATCCAAGGATCAGTTGGGTCCGCTTCCATGTAACAAAGAATGTTGTCGTATACGATAAAGCCTTCGCCTTGCTGAAGATGAAAGGTCTTTCCGTCAATCTGGTAAACGCCTCTACCCGCATGGATAAACATGATTTTGTATTGTCCTTTGATGCCGGGCCCCCAAGAATAACTGGGTTCACATACTTGTTTGCCGTGATAACAGTAACAAATATCCATCTGGTTGCTTTCCTCCTATAATAGTACATCATGACATATAAGATCCTGAAAGTCACTTGCGAAATGAGTTCACTTATAAGGAGTATAATGCTTGATCAGTTCCTTACGGACTATACGAGTCGTCAAACAGATGAATACGGTGGATCCATTGAAAACCGGATACCAGTTATTGCGAATGGCCAGCTTGATGATCCTGATAAGGCTGCCACAATCATTGGGCAAGGGTTTGCTGACGTAATTGCGTTGGAGAAAGGCGTACTTGCAAATTATGATTGGATAAAGAAGGTTAGAAATGGTAAACCGTTATCTGAGCTGGATCAAAATAAAGTTTTAAGACCGGATGCAACCATTAAGGATTTCGAGATTAGTCAATAAGATGATCATTGCGTAACCAAACATCTGGAGTTACGGATATGATGAGGACGTAGCTGGGATAAAATCGGAAGAACCATCGAAGGATGAAAAGTCC contains these protein-coding regions:
- a CDS encoding xenobiotic reductase b; translation: MLDQFLTDYTSRQTDEYGGSIENRIPVIANGQLDDPDKAATIIGQGFADVIALEKGVLANYDWIKKVRNGKPLSELDQNKVLRPDATIKDFEISQ